Proteins found in one Diorhabda sublineata isolate icDioSubl1.1 chromosome 9, icDioSubl1.1, whole genome shotgun sequence genomic segment:
- the LOC130448934 gene encoding mini-chromosome maintenance complex-binding protein, protein MDIKTITPFYWRENEENCSNLLKDQSLRDTIPLLNVNKLEQLGNSKLVRFIGMIQDMHTPEYYLEKFEVVNKVTNGNSWLHSKYEESVAVNDNEYINFDNISNVTSERQTFVVISVPAVNTWVNVYEEKSKVIPENCAPMLSSKKRVLEETMDVEDPCCASNSNIQNKKICNNNFNRTESKFIPNRPNDIFPLPTDTNQVYHVKLYGDQEVLKINDVCEFIGFLDMDPSVNANRDDNDMDTDGATCFIPKIHCTCFRKIVHGDTLAAEYLLLHLISRVYLRREGLALGKLSLNISKIPELANYPNELYKFIEKIVPKSVYLPMTLENLNDLTFIPKKDYELNYLSSGVLQLSENTHFVLDETKLTPGKLNSAGISNIKAISDVIKNQSIAYNFKYYPLEFNCDIPFLILSEGKSMINSDVHVTLEPDPMCTSTFKEIIEAAEHFLKPDLLNDIRKYLTISRMSDYSITEQNEEFIQNEFVKMRQVRSNVTADDLHSMLIISRLVSISEGKGCFDKESWEKAFKMEEERNIRIKNLRK, encoded by the exons atggATATAAAAACGATAACTCCATTTTATTGGcgtgaaaatgaagaaaactgTTCGAACTTGTTGAAAGATCAATCGTTAAGAGACACAATTCCATTACTGAATGTTAATAAGTTGGAACAATTAGGCAACTCAAAACTGGTTAGATTCATTGGGATGATTCAAGATATGCATACTCCTGagtattatttagaaaaatttgaggTAGTAAATAAAGTTACAAATGGAAACTCTTGGTTACATAGTAAATACGAAGAAAGCGTTGCAGTGAATGATAATGAAtacattaattttgataatatttctaaTGTTACTTCTGAGCGACAAACTTTTGTTGTTATATCAGTACCAGCAGTGAATACATGGGTTAATGTGtatgaagaaaaatcgaaaGTTATTCCAGAAAATTGTGCACCGATGTTATCAAGTAAAAAAAGAGTTCTAGAGGAAACTATGGATGTAGAAGATCCTTGCTGTGCTTCAAATAGTAAcatacaaaataagaaaatttgcaacaataattttaatcgaACAGAATCAAAATTTATACCTAACCGTCCAAATGATATTTTTCCACTTCCTACAGATACTAATCAAGTATATCATGTTAAGTTGTATGGCGACCAGGAggtattgaaaattaatgatgTGTGtgaatttattggttttttggATATGGATCCATCAGTAAATGCTAATAGAGATGACAATGACATGGATACAGATGGAGCGACATGTTTCATACCCAAAATTCATTGCACATGCTTTCGAAAGATAGTACATG GAGATACTTTGGCCGCTGAATATTTACTGCTGCATCTAATATCAAGAGTGTATTTACGTCGTGAAGGCTTAGCATTAGGCAAGTTATCATTAAATATCTCGAAAATTCCAGAACTTGCTAATTATCCAAATGAATTGtataaattcattgaaaaaattgttccaaaaaGTGTTTATTTGCCAATGACCTTAGAAAACCTAAATGATTTAacatttattccaaaaaaagattatgaattgaattatttatcatCTGGTGTACTTCAATTAAGTGAAAATACCCACTTTGTCTTGGATGAAACCAAATTAACTCCTGGGAAATTAAATTCGGCAGGTATAAGCAACATTAAAGCTATATCTGATGTAATCAAAAACCAATCTATAGCTTACAACTTTAAATACTACCCACTGGAATTTAATTGTGACATTCCTTTTTTGATATTATCTGAAGGAAAATCGATGATCAACAGTGATGTTCATGTTACTTTAGAACCGGATCCAATGTGTACAAGCACctttaaagaaataattgaagcaGCAGAACATTTCTTGAAACCAgatttattaaatgatataagaaaatatttgactaTCTCGAGAATGTCTGATTATTCAATCACTGAACAGAACGAAGAGTTCATCCAAAATGAATTTGTCAAGATGCGTCAAGTCAGAAGTAATGTCACTGCAGATGATTTACATAGTATGCTTATTATATCCAGACTGGTATCAATCTCTGAAGGAAAAGGGTGTTTTGATAAAGAATCATGGGAAAAGGCTTTCAAAAtggaagaagaaagaaatattagaattaagaatttgagaaaataa
- the LOC130448937 gene encoding BUD13 homolog encodes MSVINQKDYLKKYLKIGKQTKEKKKKKQSNKLLGKGLKIIDDDVYTNLSQEIQDDIDAANEDAPQIVAVIDDRPPSMRVDEKTKNNLWQPIGESNITSNESKNFKIGKINLHKNDEPKKSSKSKLHNNLPLIENKSKNLDDYSSKNRNEQTSRRKYNTSPPRDNNFFPPSRQGEDYSHAGRKNEDYSPPRRKDEDYSPSRRKDEDYSPPRRKNEDYSPPRRKDEDYSPPRRKDEDYSLPRRKDTNKDSASKRSGEDYSPLRRPDKNQSPLRKKYKDYSPPRRRDEDYYSPKKTDKDHSKSRRKNEDYSPSRRKDKDYSPQRRKDRDYSPKRRKDRKNSSAVDKGHSPERKKSKDSLLRKEKYSNDDECSLRKDSPPPTKTSGVKRKDDLPNPPIKKPSRWEKDDISKPETTLSGKKSGLQRAQNLIDDMARLQKQEEEIFKTMSAEVSGVNAATVIRKKKQEEVRDPEKEAREKEMKEKYSVWGKGLKQVQDETAKYEDQLKEMNKPLARYADDEDLERYLKEQEREGDPMLAYIRKKKKKVAVEQGISEKPMYMGDFMPNRFGIPPGYRWDGVDRSNGYETKWFQTQNSKKAMQDEALMWSTEDM; translated from the exons ATGAGTGTAATTAATCAAaaggattatttgaaaaaatacttaaaaattggGAAACAaacaaaggaaaagaaaaaaaagaagcaaTCTAATAAACTACTTGGAAAAGG actaaaaattattgatgatgATGTATACACTAACTTATCACAAGAAATACAAGACGACATAGATGCAGCAAATGAAGATGCTCCTCAGATTGTGGCAGTAATTGATGATAGACCACCTTCTATGCGAGTagatgaaaaaactaaaaataatttatggcAACCTATAGGAGAAtcaaatataacctcaaatgagtctaaaaattttaaaataggcaaaataaatttacataaaaatgatgaaccaaaaaaatcaagtaaaagtaaattacataataatttGCCTCTGAtagaaaataaatctaaaaatctaGATGACTACTCctcaaaaaatagaaatgaacaAACTTCTAGAAGAAAATACAATACATCTCCACCTAGAGATAATAATTTCTTTCCACCTAGTAGGCAAGGTGAAGATTACTCTCATGCTGgaagaaaaaatgaagattacTCTCCACCTAGAAGAAAAGATGAAGATTATTCTCCATCTAGAAGAAAAGATGAAGATTACTCTCCCCCTagaagaaaaaatgaagattacTCTCCACCTAGAAGAAAAGATGAAGATTACTCCCCACCTAGAAGAAAAGATGAAGATTACTCTCTGCCTAGAagaaaagatacaaataaagATTCCGCATCTAAGAGATCAGGTGAAGATTATTCTCCATTAAGAAGACCAGATAAAAATCAATCACcacttagaaaaaaatataaagattaCTCTCCACCAAGGAGAAGAGATGAAGATTATTATTCAcccaaaaaaactgataaagATCACTCTAAATCTagaagaaaaaatgaagattacTCTCCATCTAGAAGAAAAGATAAAGATTATTCTCCACAAAGAAGAAAAGATAGAGATTATTCTCCAAAGAGAAGGAAGGATAGAAAAAATTCTTCGGCTGTAGATAAGGGCCACTCCCCTGAAAGGAAAAAAAGCAAAGATTCCCTCTTAAGGAAGGAAAAATATTCTAATGATGATGAGTGTTCTTTAAGAAAAGATTCACCGCCTCCTACAAAAACTTCAGGAGTCAA AAGAAAAGATGATTTACCCAATCCCCCAATCAAAAAACCATCTAGATGGGAAAAAGATGATATTTCTAAACCTGAAACTACTTTGAGTGGTAAAAAATCGGGATTACAAAGGGCGCAGAATTTAATAGATGACATGGCTAGGTTACAAAAACAGGAAgaggaaatttttaaaacaatgtcTGCAGAAGTATCTGGAGTTAACGCAGCCACGGtcataagaaaaaagaaacaagaaGAGGTGAGAGATCCAGAAAAAGAAGCGAGAGAAAAagagatgaaagaaaaatattcagtgtGGGGTAAAGGTTTGAAGCAAGTTCAAGATGAAACTGCAAAGTATGAAGATCAGTTAAAAGAAATGAACAAACCGTTGGCTAGGTATGCAGATGATGAAGATTTAGAAAGATATTTGAAGGAGCAAGAAAGAGAAGGTGATCCAATGCTGGCgtatataagaaaaaagaaaaagaaagttgCTGTCGAGCAAGGTATTTCAG aaaaacccATGTATATGGGAGACTTTATGCCAAATCGGTTTGGAATTCCCCCTGGGTATAGGTGGGATGGAGTAGATCGATCCAATGGTTATGAAACAAAGTGGTTCCAAACACAAAACTCCAAAAAAGCGATGCAAGATGAAGCTTTGATGTGGAGTACGGAAGatatgtaa
- the LOC130448936 gene encoding zinc finger protein 260-like isoform X1 produces MSSNGEACIICNVAWVPDTDYIEIFGADSNRESDLHVASLVFKLLDKEIKEEPNGPQLICKKCFSLISELDELHTRVTEIKSEIFDSNKIKEENDSQETQSECGTENFPQKMLFIPSSDEDSTQVSTEKNCFENIQLEFVKMHGIDLETGIEQPRENTDMEIDTNIEYQQFSADEGEILDAGAMENSSDSDYEPSNISSSLIQSSLMGVDKEITLKLEDSDVTMKTSGNSDKKPIILRKKMSTMPLEIKLEEKKSETTIALPVVSKDGDLYTCLLCQGDQTVAGESKAIVIHVKEAHGVRLYICDVCGQDFSKRNELSAHFDEHVASEEGDFQCEICNRIFSNLRLFRIHKRMHYPQTKAWVCETCGKKYSSKNLLEEHVNTHLGVRPYICEVCGKDFASKYTYKAHEKTHEFRPRPYKCSQCDKSFLSQQNLTQHERTHLGMKEYACQLCGKQFGSSHNLEVHSIVHTGYKPFVCGLCGKAFARKAEIRDHERTHTGERPYQCEFCGATFSQRSNLQSHKRATHYDDKRYQCTICSKGFKRRRLLDYHIKAAHTGERPFKCEICEATFVYPEHFKKHRRIHTGEKPFLCEVCGKAFNSRDNRNAHRFIHSDKKPYECLVCGAGFMRKPLLYQHMQNQGHLNDTIVVNQPRLTTEDDQLVTVNSAGEMEILDTATDGKLYIQDQDGTEHIIIDGQQISFAEVGSEGDNEEAIEQIEHVIADQTDDDCEEIISSDALASGETQIIETPDGPIQLVKVRIPNENGEEEEAWIKIVPE; encoded by the exons ATGTCTTCCAACGGCGAAGCTTGTATAATATGTAATGTAGCATGGGTTCCAGATACAGATTACATCGAAATATTCGGTGCTGAT TCCAATAGAGAATCAGATCTTCACGTAGCATCACTAGTTTTCAAATTACTggacaaagaaataaaagaggAACCAAACGGTCCACAActaatatgtaaaaaatgtttttcactTATTTCTGAACTTGATGAATTGCACACAAGGGTAACGGAAatcaaaagtgaaatatttgatagcaacaaaataaaagaagaaaatgattcACAAGAAACTCAATCGGAATGCGGGACTGAAAATTTTCCCCAAAAAATGCTATTTATACCATCATCTGATGAAGATTCAACACag GTTtccacagaaaaaaattgttttgaaaatatccaaTTGGAATTTGTTAAAATGCATGGTATTGATTTAGAAACAGGTATAGAACAACCAAGAGAAAATACTGATATGGAAATTGATACCAACATAGAATATCAACAATTTTCAGCAGACGAAGGCGAGATTTTAGATGCAGGGGCAATGGAGAATTCTTCAGATTCTGATTATGAACCATCAAATATCTCTTCCTCACTTATACAGTCTTCTCTGATGGGAGTTGATAAag AGATAACATTAAAGTTAGAGGATTCTGATGTAACAATGAAAACATCAGGCAATTCAGATAAGAAACCAATTATATTAAGAAAGAAAATGTCAACGATGCCTTTAGAAATAAAgctcgaagaaaaaaaatcagaaacaacGATTGCTCTACCAGTAGTATCTAAAGATGGCGATTTATATACTTGTCTATTATGCCAAGGAGATCAGACAGTAGCTGGGGAATCCAAAGCCATTGTAATACACGTTAAAGAAGCACATGGTGTTCGTTTGTACATATGTGACGTTTGCGGtcaagatttttcaaaaagaaacgaACTCTCTGCACATTTCGACGAACATGTCGCTTCCGAAGAAGGAGATTTCCAATGTGAAATTTGTAAtagaattttcagtaatttgaGATTGTTTCGCATCCATAAAAGAATGCACTATCCACAAACAAAAGCTTGGGTATGCGAGACATGTGGGAAAAAGTATAGCAGCAAAAATCTCCTAGAAGAACATGTCAATACACATTTAG GTGTCCGTCCTTACATTTGCGAAGTATGCGGTAAGGATTTTGCTAGTAAATACACTTACAAAGCTCATGAAAAAACCCACGAATTTAGACCACGACCTTATAAATGTTCTCAGTGTGACAAATCCTTTCTTAGTCAACAAAATCTCACACAACATGAACGAACTCATCTTGGAATGAAGGAATATGCATGTCAATTATGTGGTAAACAATTTGGTTCATCCCATAATCTAGAAGTACATTCCATAGTTCATACAGGATATAAACCATTCGTTTGTGGTTTATGCGGAAAGGCGTTTGCAAGGAAAGCAGAAATAAGAGATCATGAAAGGACTCACACTG GTGAAAGACCTTACCAATGTGAATTTTGTGGTGCGACTTTTAGTCAAAGATCAAATTTACAATCTCATAAAAGAGCAACTCATTACGATGATAAAAGATATCAATGTACAATTTGCAGTAAAGGATTTAAAAGGAGACGACTTTTAGATTACCATATCAAAGCAGCTCACACGG GAGAAAGGCCATTTAAATGCGAAATTTGTGAAGCAACTTTTGTTTATCcagaacattttaaaaaacatcgtAGAATTCATACAGGGGAAAAGCCTTTCCTTTGTGAAGTGTGCGGTAAAGCGTTCAATAGCAGAGACAATCGCAATGCTCACAGGTTCATTCATTCAGATAAAAAACCATATGAATGTTTGGTATGTGGTGCTGGATTTATGAGGAAACCGTTACTATATCAG cATATGCAGAATCAAGGACACTTGAATGATACAATTGTAGTTAATCAACCTAGACTCACAACTGAAGATGATCAATTAGTAACTGTGAACTCAGCAGGAGAAATGGAAATTTTGGACACAGCTACCGATGGAAAATTGTACATCCAAGACCAAGACGGTACTGAGCATATAATAATAGATGGACAACAAATCAGTTTTGCTGAAGTTGGTAGTGAAGGAGATAACGAAGAAGCCATAGAGCAAATCGAACAT gTAATTGCTGATCAAACTGATGATGATTGTGAAGAAATAATCTCAAGTGATGCATTAGCTAGTGGGGAAACCCAAATCATCGAGACCCCAGATGGTCCTATCCAATTAGTTAAAGTTAGAATTCCCAATGAAAATGGAGAAGAGGAAGAGGCATGGATTAAAATAGTTCCCGAATAG
- the LOC130448936 gene encoding zinc finger protein 436-like isoform X2: MSSNGEACIICNVAWVPDTDYIEIFGADSNRESDLHVASLVFKLLDKEIKEEPNGPQLICKKCFSLISELDELHTRVTEIKSEIFDSNKIKEENDSQETQSECGTENFPQKMLFIPSSDEDSTQVSTEKNCFENIQLEFVKMHGIDLETGIEQPRENTDMEIDTNIEYQQFSADEGEILDAGAMENSSDSDYEPSNISSSLIQSSLMGVDKGVRPYICEVCGKDFASKYTYKAHEKTHEFRPRPYKCSQCDKSFLSQQNLTQHERTHLGMKEYACQLCGKQFGSSHNLEVHSIVHTGYKPFVCGLCGKAFARKAEIRDHERTHTGERPYQCEFCGATFSQRSNLQSHKRATHYDDKRYQCTICSKGFKRRRLLDYHIKAAHTGERPFKCEICEATFVYPEHFKKHRRIHTGEKPFLCEVCGKAFNSRDNRNAHRFIHSDKKPYECLVCGAGFMRKPLLYQHMQNQGHLNDTIVVNQPRLTTEDDQLVTVNSAGEMEILDTATDGKLYIQDQDGTEHIIIDGQQISFAEVGSEGDNEEAIEQIEHVIADQTDDDCEEIISSDALASGETQIIETPDGPIQLVKVRIPNENGEEEEAWIKIVPE, translated from the exons ATGTCTTCCAACGGCGAAGCTTGTATAATATGTAATGTAGCATGGGTTCCAGATACAGATTACATCGAAATATTCGGTGCTGAT TCCAATAGAGAATCAGATCTTCACGTAGCATCACTAGTTTTCAAATTACTggacaaagaaataaaagaggAACCAAACGGTCCACAActaatatgtaaaaaatgtttttcactTATTTCTGAACTTGATGAATTGCACACAAGGGTAACGGAAatcaaaagtgaaatatttgatagcaacaaaataaaagaagaaaatgattcACAAGAAACTCAATCGGAATGCGGGACTGAAAATTTTCCCCAAAAAATGCTATTTATACCATCATCTGATGAAGATTCAACACag GTTtccacagaaaaaaattgttttgaaaatatccaaTTGGAATTTGTTAAAATGCATGGTATTGATTTAGAAACAGGTATAGAACAACCAAGAGAAAATACTGATATGGAAATTGATACCAACATAGAATATCAACAATTTTCAGCAGACGAAGGCGAGATTTTAGATGCAGGGGCAATGGAGAATTCTTCAGATTCTGATTATGAACCATCAAATATCTCTTCCTCACTTATACAGTCTTCTCTGATGGGAGTTGATAAag GTGTCCGTCCTTACATTTGCGAAGTATGCGGTAAGGATTTTGCTAGTAAATACACTTACAAAGCTCATGAAAAAACCCACGAATTTAGACCACGACCTTATAAATGTTCTCAGTGTGACAAATCCTTTCTTAGTCAACAAAATCTCACACAACATGAACGAACTCATCTTGGAATGAAGGAATATGCATGTCAATTATGTGGTAAACAATTTGGTTCATCCCATAATCTAGAAGTACATTCCATAGTTCATACAGGATATAAACCATTCGTTTGTGGTTTATGCGGAAAGGCGTTTGCAAGGAAAGCAGAAATAAGAGATCATGAAAGGACTCACACTG GTGAAAGACCTTACCAATGTGAATTTTGTGGTGCGACTTTTAGTCAAAGATCAAATTTACAATCTCATAAAAGAGCAACTCATTACGATGATAAAAGATATCAATGTACAATTTGCAGTAAAGGATTTAAAAGGAGACGACTTTTAGATTACCATATCAAAGCAGCTCACACGG GAGAAAGGCCATTTAAATGCGAAATTTGTGAAGCAACTTTTGTTTATCcagaacattttaaaaaacatcgtAGAATTCATACAGGGGAAAAGCCTTTCCTTTGTGAAGTGTGCGGTAAAGCGTTCAATAGCAGAGACAATCGCAATGCTCACAGGTTCATTCATTCAGATAAAAAACCATATGAATGTTTGGTATGTGGTGCTGGATTTATGAGGAAACCGTTACTATATCAG cATATGCAGAATCAAGGACACTTGAATGATACAATTGTAGTTAATCAACCTAGACTCACAACTGAAGATGATCAATTAGTAACTGTGAACTCAGCAGGAGAAATGGAAATTTTGGACACAGCTACCGATGGAAAATTGTACATCCAAGACCAAGACGGTACTGAGCATATAATAATAGATGGACAACAAATCAGTTTTGCTGAAGTTGGTAGTGAAGGAGATAACGAAGAAGCCATAGAGCAAATCGAACAT gTAATTGCTGATCAAACTGATGATGATTGTGAAGAAATAATCTCAAGTGATGCATTAGCTAGTGGGGAAACCCAAATCATCGAGACCCCAGATGGTCCTATCCAATTAGTTAAAGTTAGAATTCCCAATGAAAATGGAGAAGAGGAAGAGGCATGGATTAAAATAGTTCCCGAATAG
- the LOC130448938 gene encoding uncharacterized HIT-like protein Synpcc7942_1390, whose protein sequence is MTILKKLLRNLTTYNELVNRHHIFGIREMCSEVERSLNAKYDQSKGTIFDKIISKKIPADIIFEDENCLAFNDINPQAPVHFLVIPKKRIPKLDDSTEDDKEILGHIIHIAKTLAQKKLPNGYRLVINNGKDGCQSVYHLHIHILGGRQLGWPPG, encoded by the exons atgacaatcttaaaaaaattacttagaaACCTAACAACTTATAATGAATTAGTCAATCGTCATCACATTTTTGGTATCAGAGAA ATGTGTTCAGAGGTCGAACGCTCATTAAATGCAAAATATGATCAATCAAAAggaacaatttttgataaaataatatccaaaaaaattccGGCAGATATTATTTTTGAAGACGAGAACTGTCTAGCATTTAATGATATCAATCCACAAGCTCCTGTACATTTTCTTGTTATACCCAAGAAAAGAATTCCAAAATTAGATGATTCGACTGAAGACGATAAAGAg atTCTAGGTCACATTATACATATAGCAAAAACACTGGCTCAAAAGAAACTTCCTAATGGTTATAGATTagttataaataatggaaaagatGGATGTCAATCTGTATATCATTTACACATTCACATTTTAGGAGGAAGACAATTAGGTTGGCCTCCaggataa
- the LOC130448939 gene encoding huntingtin-interacting protein K yields the protein MADEQSVNGNAEELPEKNQKKVAKYDSGAADLEKVTDYAEEKEISTQDVANAISAIGDRRNKDALEKQEREKELLKVSVKKEDVDLIVREMEISRNLAEKTLREYHGNVVNALIALTN from the coding sequence atggcAGACGAACAGTCAGTAAATGGTAATGCGGAAGAATtaccagaaaaaaatcaaaagaaagtAGCCAAATATGACAGTGGTGCCGCTGATTTGGAGAAAGTTACAGATTATGccgaagaaaaagaaatatctaCCCAAGATGTAGCTAATGCAATTTCAGCTATAGGTGATAGAAGAAATAAAGACGCTTTGGAAAAACaagaaagagaaaaagaatTGTTAAAAGTGTCTGTGAAAAAAGAAGATGTCGATTTGATTGTTCGGGAAATGGAAATATCTCGAAACCTAGCAGAAAAAACACTTAGAGAATATCATGGAAACGTTGTAAATGCCCTCATAGCTCTTACTAATTGa
- the LOC130448940 gene encoding CLK4-associating serine/arginine rich protein-like: MNSTSRILDLPPPPGTEDIELGPLDKPAKPPEGEKLEVKLEAIEKDTDTKKDMDIYKPKERPIDRINPYLKNPEYVEYERKHLERRYRNRSRSYSRERRHKRRYSRSRSRDRYRRSRSRSRRRRRRYSSSRSRSPSPSYRRYKYSRRRRSRSRSISRSRSKSVSKSPPKSHRSRSRKDKKSPLRKSYSEEEDEKPIPDADTNEVDMKLDEEEEEVTKDNVFKNDGTFLEMFKKMQEQQKKVEETAPVPETSKKVLPVFGKRRGGKVLKTGLVQKAKPQNEEETTSQDAWSVYMKEVRKYKEACCDDDSKTRPLVK; encoded by the coding sequence ATGAATTCCACTTCGAGAATATTGGATCTGCCTCCTCCTCCCGGAACAGAAGACATCGAGTTAGGACCTTTGGACAAACCTGCCAAACCACCAGAGGGAGAGAAATTGGAGGTAAAATTGGAAGCTATTGAAAAAGATACAGATACTAAGAAAGACATGGACATTTATAAACCAAAGGAACGTCCTATAGACCGAATTaatccatatttaaaaaatcctgAATATGTTGAATATGAAAGGAAACATTTAGAGCGTAGGTATAGAAATAGGTCCCGGAGCTACTCAAGAGAAAGGCGTCACAAAAGAAGGTACTCAAGGTCAAGATCTAGAGATAGGTATCGTCGATCTAGGTCCCGTTCTCGACGAAGGAGGAGGAGATACAGTTCATCCAGAAGCCGTTCACCTTCTCCATCATATCGTCGTTATAAATATAGTAGAAGAAGAAGGTCTAGGTCAAGATCTATAAGTCGAAGTAGATCAAAAAGTGTGTCAAAATCACCACCAAAGTCTCATAGATCTAGAAGTCGTAAGGATAAAAAATCTCCACTGAGAAAATCATACAGTGAAGAAGAAGACGAAAAGCCTATACCAGATGCAGATACAAATGAAGTTGATATGAAACttgacgaagaagaagaagaggtgACCAAAgataatgttttcaaaaatgacgGAACTTTTCtagagatgtttaaaaaaatgcaagAACAGCAAAAGAAAGTAGAGGAAACTGCTCCTGTTCCGGAAACTTCCAAGAAAGTACTACCTGTTTTCGGTAAAAGACGTGGTGGTAAAGTTTTAAAAACTGGTTTAGTTCAAAAAGCAAAACctcaaaatgaagaagaaactaCTTCTCAAGATGCTTGGTCAGTGTATATGAAAGAGGttagaaaatataaagaagCCTGTTGTGATGATGATTCAAAAACTAGGCCTCTcgttaaatga